aaaaagaaattcaTCACTCTGACCACCAATATTGAAATTCACTCTGACCACCAATACTGGAGCACTTATGCAAAGCATAAAGATGTCTTATATGGTGGCTGATAGAGACCACTATgtttccaaattaagacaacagcaaattcagaaaaaaaacttCTGCATCAATTCATCTGCAGATGGTTGCATAAAAATTACCTtgcaaatatgaaaaaagtttgtaATCAGAGAACATGAATATAACTTCCAGCAAATGCAACAATTTGAGAGTGAAGGTTTCTGCCCAGTGCAGGTCAGCAGAGATGAATAACTATTGGCAATTTTACTCTGAAAACAGTGTGCCATAATGGATTTTTGATATCAGATTGTCCACACAGTCATGAAAAAAATATGGATGGGGAGAGATACCCAATAACGGTCTTAACTTTAATCAATGGTAAAAGTAGCATTGAATAACAGCAattggaaaaagttttaaatgcTTACAAAAAAATTGAGATCTTTATTCccacatgaactttaaattggtATAGATTGCAGGGGAGTAATCTAGTGTAAAAGCAGGTGAAAGTGGACAGTTGGGTACAGTTTGAAGTAACTGGGACCACCTGTACTCTGACCAGAAGCCTCCTGATCTGCAGCATGAAACTCATGAAAAGTATGTTgtgctcttcaacagaagacatttTTGAGATGTTAACAGGACTGCATGGCTTTttggaaagggggggggggggctcatagTAGTGTTGGGTGCAAAGCAATTGATAAATGGGAATTGTACATACAAGTGTATTAATAATCAGTCTTATATCTAAGTGAACATAAAATAGTAGGTAATATGAATTTTGAAATAAAGCAAAATCTGTCCCAAGTTCCTCAATGATGAAATCAGGATGTAAAGTGGGGtcaaaaatcagcaatgggagactgACTGACAAACTGTTTTCTTCCTGATGTTATTTGTGACTGAACTGAACTTCTGAACTGCAGAAATCATTAAAATTCCTCTGGGCAGAAAACTGTGTGGGTAGTGcttgtgttgtggagctttgcaaagCGCACTGACTGAATTTGCAGCAAACAATGAATGAAGAATGAATGAACAATGAAGACATCTTTTGATACTAATACCTGTTGCCAAACTGCTGCAGGTGTTTTCCACATTTGCTACTGTTGTGCCCTCTCTTGGTCACCGTAGTCTTTCAAGTTCACTGTGCCAATGTGCTAAGACCTCTGACAGCGATGCAGCAGACTAGATGAAGGTTTCCTGGCTGCTGGTGTATTTCTGTCTTCACTGTGTCCCCGTCTCTCTTCAGGGACATGTTAGAGGAGACCAACAGATGTTCGATCATCCCAGAGTCATGGTCTGTCAGCACAGTGCTGCTCACAGGCTTCTGTCCTTTTCCCACCGCACACTGCACCTTAAACAGGTGTTCAAAACAGAAACATGCAGCCCAACTCAATCACTGTGAAGACTCGCAGTTAACATGTAAACACAGACTTTACCAACCAGGAGCTCCAGGATCTGTAAGACAGATGGACGACAGCACTTGGCCAAAACAGCAAGACCATCGCTTGTCATTTCTGAAAGAGTGTCCATATTACatggtgccaaaaaaaaaaagacttcaaaacAGAAATTAAAATCTCTAAAGACAGAGCGTTCTCACCATCCAAAGCACTCGTGAGGAGGTGCACGGCCCCGAGAACCGACAGGTCTGGCTCAGCCGACTCCACAAGATTCAAAAAGTCCTTGAACCTTTGTTTCTCGGACACCACGTTAACGTCAACCGGTGCAGCACTCGGACTCAGGCACATTCGTTCCAGCTGAGGCAGAGGGAGACGTGCAAGGGCTAACACCACAGTACAACAACTCTTGAGTGCGGATTTGAGATCTTGGTCTCACCCACCACATTCTGTAGCGCACTAATGGCTCCTTGCTCCTCCATAAGCATCGTAAGCTGACAGAGTAGAGAGGAGCGCGTGGAGGCCGGAAGGTCTGAGAGCAGCTGGAAATGATGATTGAGCTGCTCCAGTTCTGCAAAtggaaaataaaaatcacaaaaagaaTGTGACACAATTCACCTCCAAAAAACTAAATACGTTCATTCACCAAGATGAATAAAATAGACTACATGAGAGTTCCACCAAGTTCTAGGCATCCCAGAAAGTTgataaaaaatgtatttgtaatTGAGGAGCCTAATTAATATATACATGTCATATCTTTCAACACACAATAACAATTGCAGCAAGTGATGTCTTTGCTGGAATACGAGTGTTGCAAAGGTTTTGAAAAAAGCGTTTTGATTTTTCCATCACTAATTTACAGTACAGAAGAAAAGTTCAACCACAGTGGTTCCTAATTTTTCATAATCCAACCAGCAGCCACCGATCATCCAGTAGGTGGTGAATGCAGCTATGAgatattacacaggcaaaacaGAATTGTTTTTTTCCAGCTGATCTGGAGCATCATAAGTTTACCATCTAATCAGTTTGTCTTCATTATATGTTTTTTTAAGTTTGTGAGTTCCAAAACAATAGCATTTACTGTTATTGAGTTGTTGCTTACACAAACCTGAGAATGACTAACCCACCACGAGCCACACACTGTCGCCAGCACAGGGAATAAATTCTCAGGCAAATGGCATTCTCAAGTAATAGctgacaggcaaaaaaaaaaaaaaaaaaaagattcctcCTCTATATGTGCCAAAaaaagtccttttggctgctcccttattttcactctgggtcgccacagcatgtccttcctgactcaactccacactATATGAAGAAATATggcggggtggggtttgaactgggaaccttccgcactgaaaccaatcgTCCCAACCACTTGGCCACGACCCCTGCATGCTAACATACGCACCAAACAACTTTAAAATCTAATGACCTTCTCCCCAGAATGTACAAATGTTCTAAGTATGAAGTGTATACTGCGTTCCTGAGTTATACTACAACAAGATTGATATTTGCATGTGTCTGTCGAGCCCATCTGCTAATGTTATGCAAGTACAGATAAAAACTGTTGGGTAAAATGTTGGCAGCAGTAAATCCTTGGAAATATACAGAACACAGAATTTGATGTTGCCAATTTCTCTCATGAAGACGCCAATGCCATGATGCCAATTTTCTCTCATGGTTTGCTgataatttcaatttttttttttcattttgaattCAACTGGATTATTACAAAGTCAAAATCTTCCACACGTGTGCTTCAAATGGGGGAAAAGATTAATACGAGGTATACCAATAATAaccaacaggtgtggaaaaactcacacatgcacacgaaggttcaagcttggctgacataaaaacataggaatcaaatccatatagtttttgaaaaaaataaaaatgtacgatacttttctcacagacctcgtacattactcAAATAATATTCTGACAGTTTGCAAACAAATATCAATGAAAACTGTACCAGCTGGATACTGGTTTGTAAGAGGATATTTGTGCAAATTCAACTTTCCTACTATCAGAGGATAAGAGGGAAGGCGATGAGGAGAACTAACATGAGTTAAAAGGCCTTATAAAGGACAAGAGGAAAGGAAAATATTATCACTAAAATAATTAGACTGCAATTTAGTGATGATGGAAAATTATGCCAATAAATAAACATCATGACAAAAATTTGAACATATCattcattaaaataaactgaTTCAACCCTTTTTTCCTGAAATATGCCAAACCCCTTCAGAAAAACTGctaacaagcttttttttctatttaatgGGCTACTAAGAATAAGTTAAATGCATTCCTGAAGATTCTACccaaaatgtttaaatatttaCTGTACATTGACCAATGGACCGGTCTTTTCACAGATTGACAGTTACAAACATGACTATTAGTGACGGCAAGAAATGGAATGTTTGTAAAAATCAAATTAAAAGTATTCAGAAAATTATTTGATCTTTTTGAACTGATCAAAACATCTCAccacagtgacatctagtggctaaatgcataaaaacaaattaaaaatagtgTTCTCTTGGATCTTGTATTTAATTCCATTTAAAATTGTCCAGCTATTGGTTAGTGTATTATGTAGATTATAATTTTGTATGAAGGGAGATTTTATTGTAATTTGTAGGAAGTGTTTTAGTAGATTAAGTAATCATTTGTGTTGATTGATAAGGTGAGGACTAGTGAACCTCCTGTTTGAGGCCATGTTGGCAGCTTTTCACATAATCTGCAGCTACTCTTATACACTATTATAAGAAATAAGAACGATGGCACAGTGGGACATGTATGGACTTCGGGCTGTAAAGTAGGCCTTTTGTTGGCATGCGAtttatgaagccttgttgctgGGTCGGTTGCACCTGGATCCTAGTGGCCACTGCTGCTTGCATTATGATGTTTCTCCTCTTACTCATAAGCTCTCACCACTATATAACATTGAATTGGAAACAGTGTGTGTAATGGTACAGTTCACAGCAATGCACAAATCTCTTGAGTCACAGTTATTCAAAGCAAATATAAACCAGATCACGATTATATGCAGATGAATTTGGTGATACGACATTCAGATTGTATCCAGTTGTACTGTAGGAGACAATCTGAATACTCTAGTCAATTGAAGTTGGAATTTTTAGCAGTTATAAGGTCTTTAAACTCCCACGTTGCAGCTGCTCAGTCGGACATGCATATGCCATTACAGTCCATCAAGGACTGTGGATGACTCGCTAGAACTTGTCAGAAATGTTTGTAGAAGGCAGTCACAACATTAATTTTATGGTACAGTAATTACTTTTTCACACAAGTGACATCAGTGCTGACTGCGGTTTCTTCAATATCCAGCAAGCAACAGGTGCCTTAACGGCCACCAGGACACTGCAATTCAGAACAACACCACTGTTTTAATTTTAGGGTCATTTTTCATATTAaaatgtgcatatatatatatatatatatatatatatatatatatatatatatatatatatatattcagaataatagtagtgctatgtgactaaaaagattaccttgggaaacaaggtaccagtagattctcacaaatccaacaagaccaagcattcatgatatgcacactcttaaggctatgaaattaagggggtgttcacaataatagtagtgtggcatacagtcactgagttcgtcaattttgtggaacaaacaggtgtgaatcaggtgtcccctatttaaggatgaagccagcacctgttgaacatgcttttctctttgaaagcctgaggaaaatcggacgttcaagacattgttcagaagaacagtgtagtttgattaaaaagttgattggagaggggaaaacttatacgcaggtgcaaaaaagtataggctgttcatctacaatgatctccaatgctttaaaatggtcaaaaaaaaaaaaaaaaaaaaaaacagacgcgtggaagaaaatggaaaacaaccatcaaaatggatagaagaataaccagaatggcaaaggctcacccattgatcaactccaggatgatcaaagacagtctggagttacctgtaagtgctgtgacagttagaagatgcctgtgtgaagttaatttatttgcaagaatcccccgcaaactccctctgttaaataaaagacatgtgcagaagaggcagatgtgaagaaatcatgaaaaactgtggttatacaactaaacactagtgattcacaggactgctacaaaagcagtttgaacataatagttttgagtttgtagcgtcaacagcagatgctactattattgtgaacacccccttctctactttttttttttttttttactaatagcccaatttcatagccttaagagtgtgcatatcacgaatgcttggtcttgttggatttgtgagaatctactggtacctcgtttctcatgtaacaataagaaatatactcaaaacctggattaatctttttagtcacatagcactactattattctgaacactactgtatatatatgcaGAAATATGCAgcattttttacagttatttacaGAAAGTTTAAGGACCCACTCAATGGCcactgactgactccattaattTATGCTTGCCCTGCTTACTGCAGTGGGAAAAAATTAAACCCCCAAATTTGATCACTTTTATCAATTTAATCTGAACACTGGAGgcaaaaaagtgaaaaaataaatatacaaaaatggAGGCTCACATTCTGATATGACAGAATGGAGCACTGAGAAGCCTTTTTAACTTAACAACATACATTTGTTCAGTTTGTGTCAAGAGTTTGGTGGTAGCAGAgcgtaaaactgaaaacactcgcTTACCATGTGTAACACAGCTATCTTCAGATGCATGCACACCAGCATCCACGGCACTCACGCCCACTTCCTTTGCAGATCCATCAACCTCAAAACCCCCACTTATACCCGACATCACGCACAGCTCTGTGGACAACACTTCATCTGTTACAATCCCATTTCACATTCATGAAACTCAGAAAAGACTTTTAATCTAGAAACATAAATTCTTTCTCACCAAACCGTCCACAAGCTTTGACCTCCAGTTCGACGAGGCCATAGGCGATGGTAGTGTGAGGGGGTATCTCCATGGTAACATTACTGTCATTGTTCAGGCTTCCATTTTCTTTCAAGGAAATCTGCAGAACATTGACACAATATTAATTGCACTGAACTCCAATAAACATGTTAGTAACCAGATGTAGTCACTGCTGAATTGCTGATTAGCCACAGGTCACAATGAATCTTTTGTTGGTTTAATCCCTGTCCTTCTGGggatgaagattaaaaaaaaattgctgggCTAATTTCAAGACACACATATGtgtgaaagagagacagagagaaaaataaaaacatatacaacAAACAGGAGAGAGTGTTTACAAATCAAATCTGGAacaggtgttgcagactgaatggtcccccttaaaaatttttccaccctgccttcactgcgcatgcgtcatcagcagcggttcaccgattatcacctaatttttgcttcaaactgcactccagtcatcatctatctcagcaacagatatctgaagcttttgtacaacaatcatttccacataaattggcctctcttcattggcttcctgttaattctagaatagaatttaaaattcttcttcttacttataaggttttgaataatcaggtcccatcttatcttagggacctcgtagtaccatatcaccccaatagagcgcttcgctctcagactgcaggcttacttgtagttcctagggtttgtaagagtagaatgggaggcagagccttcagctttcaggctcctctcctgtggaaccagctcccaattcagatcagggagacagacaccctctctacttttaagattaggcttaaaactttcctttttgctaaagcttatagttagggctggatcaggtgaccctgaaccatcccttagttatgctgctatagacgtagactgctggggggttcccatgatgcactgtttctttctctttttgctctgtatgcaccactctgcatttaatcattagtgatcgatctctgctcccctccacagcatgtctttttcctggttctctccctcagccccaaccagtcccagcagaagactgcccctccctgagcctggttctgctggaggtttctttctgttaaaagggagtttttccttcccactgtagccaagtgcttgctcacagggggtcgttttgaccgttggggttttacataattattgtatggccttgccttacaatataaagcgccttggggcaactgtttgttgtgatttggcgctatataaaaaaaattgattgaaattgattgattgataaattcagcattatatcATAAtaaaagaaggaggaagtgatcagagcacgacgagctgctagctgctgcattcactgcgcatctgtcatttcaaaggGTCACCGATTATcggctcgtttctgcttaaaactgactttgctttgggtgaagagaacgTCTTAGACGAgccgctgtggtccgaaatgacgcatgcggagtggaggcagggtgaaccaatttttaggggca
The Thalassophryne amazonica chromosome 7, fThaAma1.1, whole genome shotgun sequence genome window above contains:
- the LOC117514498 gene encoding gasdermin-E-like yields the protein MLSTATRNFVEEVDRGGLLVPVCSLNDTINLLTVVVKRKRKWVWQKPRYLPTDFSLNDILKGDPPIKPAVTETDFIKYNGTFGGNLQASVDASFEHSTVKIQGKESSKLQSSFGSLKKQEVDVPSLLRDTNDRMLDMSHCLIQQMKEKQRQVFGVVKERIVTTQPCSVIEDMQLGGQCGGGLTCGPKITKISLKENGSLNNDSNVTMEIPPHTTIAYGLVELEVKACGRFELCVMSGISGGFEVDGSAKEVGVSAVDAGVHASEDSCVTHELEQLNHHFQLLSDLPASTRSSLLCQLTMLMEEQGAISALQNVLERMCLSPSAAPVDVNVVSEKQRFKDFLNLVESAEPDLSVLGAVHLLTSALDEMTSDGLAVLAKCCRPSVLQILELLVQCAVGKGQKPVSSTVLTDHDSGMIEHLLVSSNMSLKRDGDTVKTEIHQQPGNLHLVCCIAVRGLSTLAQ